A window of the Janthinobacterium agaricidamnosum NBRC 102515 = DSM 9628 genome harbors these coding sequences:
- a CDS encoding KGG domain-containing protein, with protein MATDNKSGSRQDNKPDTKQDSKQDVKQGGSQGSQQSGSRTSENKQSDTSKRGFASMDPEQQREIASEGGRAAHEKGTAHEFTSEEARRAGSQSHKNDGNRQSANANAGNAAGARDNPNLDRDEDRDRDQNQGGSSQKSGGSGARTT; from the coding sequence ATGGCCACGGACAACAAATCAGGCAGCAGGCAAGATAATAAACCAGACACCAAACAGGACAGCAAACAGGACGTCAAGCAGGGCGGCAGCCAGGGTAGCCAGCAAAGCGGCAGCCGGACCAGCGAAAACAAGCAGAGCGACACCAGCAAACGGGGGTTTGCCTCAATGGACCCTGAACAACAGCGTGAAATCGCCAGCGAAGGCGGACGCGCCGCCCATGAAAAAGGCACGGCGCACGAATTCACTTCTGAAGAAGCACGCCGCGCCGGCAGTCAAAGCCATAAAAACGATGGCAACCGCCAAAGCGCCAATGCCAACGCCGGCAATGCCGCCGGCGCGCGCGACAATCCCAATCTGGATCGCGACGAGGATAGGGATCGTGATCAAAACCAGGGCGGTTCCAGTCAAAAAAGCGGCGGCTCCGGTGCGCGCACCACGTGA